Proteins co-encoded in one Stomoxys calcitrans chromosome 5, idStoCalc2.1, whole genome shotgun sequence genomic window:
- the LOC106081044 gene encoding uncharacterized protein LOC106081044, translated as MTLNTAMALILLSYSGRTQETTTLPYKVNISFTIEVVTSMHSMYQFENFVFYISQHLMNSNLAGDFLLRFWNDFSMVPSVIMLNNIKKMKGFLDTASLCLVLTTNREDPIMQVAASSLEGVRRFKTLFLYFPLSKQTPSFHQEIDHIYEWIWQNQFINSALLTVDNNVFIQEPYPRPLVVNITENWSVESFFVNYRVNFKGYIIETPMQRDIPRVFYMTKAPPGVKDNKRISGFSGKFFIAFVEHINATYLQADRIDEPAKLDEILDMVKERKLEISMHSYTDMLNPSTDNSYPIGINDWCIMVPSRNRTPEHEYLHKSFQTYSWLLICFSVVYIALGIWLCSPVDQRDLGLSFLQAVCSTLLIMPLKLLYIPTAHMRFLFLLLFVLGFLETNLYISKMASHLTATPEGPQINTIQDIIDEQLPIMVMTYEYAVLVLKNFPQEFLDLVVTVNQTRMNQHRAVFNTSYGYSTQSDRWNFANLQQRYLKNPIFRLSKICLGPYYMVYPLVRDSHLAQPLNDFVWDTFETGHTMLWQMEAFADALYLGYVHMIPNQDHFEPLTLNFYRSLWMLWGCGLLLSCLAFSAEMQSGRNWRKWGNSCCKCFESVCDKIMEM; from the coding sequence ATGACTTTAAATACCGCAATGGCGCTTATACTACTCTCCTACTCGGGGAGAACTCAAGAGACCACAACTTTACCTTACAAAGTGAACATCAGCTTTACCATTGAAGTGGTGACCAGCATGCATTCAATGTACcaattcgaaaattttgtattttacatATCACAACATTTGATGAATAGTAATCTAGCCGGAGATTTCTTGCTACGATTTTGGAATGATTTTTCCATGGTGCCATCAGTTATCATGTTaaataatatcaaaaaaatgaagGGTTTTCTGGACACAGCCTCCCTATGTTTGGTGCTAACTACAAATCGTGAAGACCCCATTATGCAGGTGGCCGCCTCCAGTTTGGAAGGTGTGCGGCGATTTAAAACTCTATTCCTTTACTTTCCTTTGAGCAAACAAACGCCGAGTTTTCATCAAGAGATAGACCATATATACGAATGGATATGGCAGAACCAATTTATCAATTCAGCACTTTTAACTGTTGACAATAATGTCTTTATACAGGAACCCTACCCAAGACCCCTAGTGGTGAATATAACCGAAAATTGGAGTGTCGAAAGTTTCTTTGTCAATTATCGGGTAAATTTCAAAGGCTATATTATAGAGACCCCCATGCAAAGAGATATTCCCAGGGTGTTCTATATGACAAAAGCGCCACCAGGCGTTAAGGATAACAAAAGGATAAGTGGGTTCTCGGGGAAATTTTTTATAGCCTTTGTGGAACATATCAATGCTACCTACCTGCAAGCGGACCGTATAGATGAACCTGCAAAGCTGGATGAAATCCTTGATATGGTGAAAGAGAGGAAACTGGAAATAAGCATGCATTCCTACACGGACATGCTGAATCCCTCAACCGACAACAGCTACCCCATTGGCATCAATGATTGGTGTATTATGGTGCCCTCCCGCAACCGTACTCCTGAGCATGAGTATCTACACAAGAGTTTCCAGACCTACAGCTGGTTGTTGATATGCTTCTCCGTTGTCTACATTGCCTTGGGTATCTGGCTATGTTCGCCCGTCGATCAACGTGATCTGGGTTTGTCGTTTCTCCAGGCAGTGTGTTCCACTTTATTGATAATGCCCTTGAAGCTGCTTTATATACCCACAGCCCACATGCGTTTTCTATTTCTATTACTTTTCGTCTTGGGTTTTCTGGAGACAAATTTGTATATATCCAAAATGGCCAGCCATTTGACGGCCACACCAGAGGGGCCCCAAATCAATACCATACAGGATATAATCGATGAACAGTTGCCCATCATGGTCATGACATATGAATATGCAGTacttgttttgaaaaattttccccagGAATTTTTGGACCTAGTGGTAACTGTGAATCAAACCCGGATGAACCAGCATCGTGCAGTCTTTAATACTTCCTATGGCTATAGCACTCAATCCGACCGCTGGAATTTTGCCAATTTGCAGCAGAGGTACTTGAAGAACCCCATTTTTCGACTGTCCAAAATATGTCTTGGTCCCTATTACATGGTATATCCTTTGGTTAGAGATTCACATTTGGCGCAACCCTTAAACGACTTTGTCTGGGACACCTTTGAAACGGGCCATACCATGCTGTGGCAAATGGAAGCCTTTGCAGATGCCTTGTATTTGGGCTATGTGCATATGATACCCAACCAGGACCACTTTGAACCCTTGACACTGAACTTTTATCGTTCACTTTGGATGCTATGGGGATGCGGCCTGCTTTTGAGTTGTCTGGCATTTAGTGCGGAAATGCAAAGTGGAAGGAATTGGAGAAAATGGGGAAATAGCTGTTGCAAGTGTTTTGAGAGTGTGTGCGATAAAATTATGGAAATGTGA
- the LOC131997887 gene encoding uncharacterized protein LOC131997887 — MALDSAIALLILSSNIASNHKQQPQPQMVNNSFVIEIVSSIHERYHFKNFVFYISEHLALDTVISNDFLEDFWETFPTVPSILMINNNQSMAGFLSTPALCLVLTTGFDDPVMKLAAEGMRGVRFLKTIFIYFPILTSEEYYQSFKDYNRFTEGIRRIYGWIWRRQFINCLLVTVDNNVFIHEPYPTLQIVNVTSQWNTSTFFVDYSTDFKGYVLDSPVRYDLPRVVFMTGPRYGLGKKEPHLSGVSGILFMVFVNYINASYDESEIDGHEYEPVNLLEIINMIQLKQLEISMNSYTEILGSNIGSSYPIGINDWCMMVPYRNETPAQKFLQKSFRSYTWYLMCFSVFYIALGLWLSTPPPKRDISLSLLQAICSMVMISPLRILKVPSTRIRFLFVLLFIMGFFITNLYLTKMASFLTASPEVPQINTVQDVIDAKLPIMVANYEYEIMMSKNFPAEFIALLVPVSKGEMDKHRDSFNNSFGYSIQSDRWDFLSIQQRFMKKPMFRLSEICMGPFYHVFPIQKDSHLAKPLQEFIMSAFQYGLMSFWNTEAFADALYLDYVTIIVEDDHVSPLSLTFFRSIWMLWWIGLLLAGLAFCLEVKWHLLQRSRNNLKNFFQRLRTVKWLKFKK; from the coding sequence ATGGCCCTGGATAGCGCCATTGCCCTGCTGATACTCTCTTCGAATATCGCAAGTAATCACAAACAGCAACCCCAGCCTCAGATGGTCAATAATAGCTTTGTCATTGAGATTGTGAGCAGCATTCATGAACGCTATCACTTCAAGAATTTCGTTTTCTACATATCGGAACACCTTGCCCTGGACACGGTGATTTCGAATGACTTCTTAGAAGACTTTTGGGAGACTTTTCCCACAGTGCCATCGATTTTGATGATCAACAACAACCAGAGTATGGCTGGCTTTCTGAGTACACCTGCGTTGTGTTTGGTACTGACCACAGGATTCGATGATCCCGTTATGAAGTTGGCCGCGGAGGGCATGAGAGGGGTACGTTTCCTCAAGACCATATTCATATATTTTCCCATTCTCACGTCGGAGGAATATTATCAAAGCTTCAAAGATTACAATCGCTTCACTGAGGGCATACGACGCATATATGGGTGGATATGGCGCAGGCAGTTCATCAATTGCCTGCTGGTGACAGTGGACAACAACGTCTTCATACACGAACCCTATCCCACACTCCAAATAGTCAATGTGACCTCGCAGTGGAACACTTCCACCTTCTTTGTTGATTACAGCACCGATTTCAAAGGCTATGTCCTTGACTCGCCCGTACGCTATGATCTGCCACGAGTCGTCTTCATGACTGGCCCCCGTTATGGCCTAGGCAAGAAAGAACCCCATCTAAGTGGAGTATCGGGAATATTGTTCATGGTCTTCGTTAACTACATCAATGCCAGCTACGACGAAAGCGAAATCGATGGCCATGAATACGAACCGGTGAATTTGCTGGAAATTATAAACATGATACAGCTGAAACAGCTGGAGATCAGCATGAATTCGTATACTGAAATCCTGGGCTCGAACATTGGTAGCAGCTACCCCATAGGCATCAATGACTGGTGCATGATGGTGCCCTACCGCAACGAAACACCTGCCCAAAAGTTTTTGCAAAAGAGTTTTCGCTCCTACACCTGGTACCTGATGTGCTTTAGCGTTTTCTACATAGCGTTGGGCCTTTGGCTAAGCACTCCTCCGCCCAAACGTGATATCAGTTTGTCCCTTTTACAGGCCATATGTTCGATGGTGATGATCTCTCCTCTGAGGATCTTGAAAGTGCCAAGCACCCGCATACGTTTCTTGTTTGTGCTGCTCTTCATCATGGGTTTCTTCATCACCAACTTGTATCTGACCAAAATGGCCAGTTTTTTGACGGCCTCGCCGGAGGTACCACAAATCAATACAGTGCAGGATGTCATCGATGCCAAATTGCCCATCATGGTAGCGAACTATGAATATGAGATCATGATGTCGAAGAATTTTCCTGCGGAGTTCATTGCTTTATTGGTGCCGGTGAGCAAGGGTGAAATGGACAAACATCGCGATAGTTTCAACAACTCATTTGGCTATAGCATTCAGTCGGATCGTTGGGATTTTCTCAGTATTCAGCAACGCTTTATGAAGAAGCCCATGTTTCGCCTTTCCGAGATATGTATGGGACCCTTCTATCACGTCTTTCCCATACAAAAAGATTCGCATTTGGCCAAACCCTTGCAGGAATTCATAATGTCTGCCTTTCAATATGGCCTAATGTCGTTTTGGAACACTGAGGCTTTTGCTGATGCCCTCTATCTGGACTATGTCACCATCATTGTGGAAGATGACCACGTTTCACCATTGAGTCTAACATTTTTCCGTTCAATTTGGATGCTTTGGTGGATTGGTTTGCTTCTCGCTGGTCTGGCCTTCTGTTTGGAGGTTAAATGGCATCTTTTACAGAGGAGCAGAAATAATTTGAAGAATTTCTTCCAACGTTTGAGAACGGTTAAatggttgaaatttaaaaaatga
- the LOC131997888 gene encoding uncharacterized protein LOC131997888, with product MSLSTAIALLLLSSNASKKASENTTLPQMVNNTFVVEIVSSIHHLYQFENFVFFISPNLALNSQMAEDFLQEFWQGFPMVSSVLMINNNQSMRGFLSTSSLCMVLTTHQEDPIMNMAAASMEGVRYLKTIFIFFPMEKRRKTKDKLQEYVFFETIQLLYEWIWKTQFINTVLVTTQNNVFIQEPYPVTNVINLTAQWNVRNFFVPYRSNFKGYVVKTPLRHDPPRIFYMTRSPYGFRKNHRVSGVSGKLFMSFLSYINATYAKNDNDQLETEPVKLDRIIEMVDNQELEVSLHSYTDMLKSQAGNSYPIGINDWCIMVPYRNRSPEHLYLKKSFRRYTWWLLFLSIGYVTLAIWLCTPSESRDLGLSFVQTINSLLLIVPLKFLTLPIFRMRYMFIVLFVWGFFVSNFYLTKMASYLTASPEIPQINTYEDVIAEKLPIMVMPYEYAIMQSYNFPQAFMDLVVNASDKLEMDQHRDNFNTSYGYSTQTDRWIFENLQQRYMKSPLFRLTDMCIGPFNHVFPMLRDSHFQQPLETFILTAVQAGLMRHWERKAFGDALYLGYAHLIMVDDPEKPLTMDFFRSIWIVWWLGMVTSGLILCLEIKHISWQRIKTVCGQVAHRICNKIFGTVTQWKERI from the coding sequence atgtcaTTAAGCACTGCAATAGCCTTATTGCTACTTTCTTCGAATGCCTCCAAGAAGGCCAGCGAAAACACAACCCTACCCCAAATGGTGAATAACACTTTTGTCGTGGAAATTGTCAGCAGCATTCATCATTTGTatcaatttgaaaattttgtatttttcatatCACCAAATCTGGCTTTGAACAGCCAAATGGCAGAGGATTTTTTACAAGAATTTTGGCAGGGGTTTCCCATGGTCTCCAGTGTCTTAATGATAAATAATAATCAATCGATGAGGGGCTTCTTAAGCACCTCTTCTTTGTGCATGGTGCTGACCACCCATCAGGAGGATCCCATCATGAATATGGCTGCTGCAAGCATGGAGGGAGTCAGATATTTGAAGACCATCTTCATATTTTTCCCCatggaaaaaagaagaaaaactaaGGACAAGCTGCAAGAGTATGTATTCTTCGAGACAATACAGTTGCTCTACGAATGGATATGGAAGACTCAATTCATCAATACGGTGCTGGTGACCACACAGAACAATGTCTTCATACAAGAGCCCTATCCCGTGACCAATGTGATCAACTTGACTGCACAGTGGAATGTGCGCAACTTCTTTGTGCCATATCGCAGTAACTTTAAGGGTTATGTGGTAAAAACTCCCCTACGCCATGATCCTCCACGAATATTCTATATGACCCGTAGTCCTTATGGTTTTAGAAAAAACCACAGGGTCAGCGGAGTTTCGGGCAAATTATTCATGAGCTTCTTGAGTTATATCAATGCCACCTACGCCAAGAATGATAATGACCAACTGGAGACAGAGCCAGTAAAGTTGGATCGTATTATTGAAATGGTGGATAACCAAGAATTGGAGGTAAGCTTGCATTCGTACACGGATATGCTGAAATCCCAGGCAGGTAATAGCTATCCCATAGGCATTAATGACTGGTGCATTATGGTGCCCTATCGCAATCGTTCGCCAGAGCATCTCTATTTGAAGAAGAGCTTTCGCAGGTACACTTGGTGGTTGTTATTTCTAAGTATTGGCTATGTTACCCTAGCCATATGGCTGTGTACTCCCTCCGAGAGCCGGGATCTAGGCCTATCCTTTGTACAGACCATAAATTCCTTGCTGCTCATTGTACCTTTGAAATTTTTGACTCTACCCATATTTCGCATGCGTTATATGTTCATCGTGCTGTTTGTATGGGGCTTCTTCGTTTCGAATTTCTATTTGACCAAGATGGCCAGCTACCTGACCGCTTCGCCAGAGATACCACAAATAAACACCTATGAGGATGTCATCGCCGAGAAATTACCCATAATGGTTATGCCATATGAGTACGCCATCATGCAGTCCTACAATTTCCCccaagcttttatggacctagtGGTGAATGCCAGTGACAAATTGGAAATGGACCAGCATAGGGATAACTTCAACACGTCCTATGGCTATAGCACTCAAACAGACCGctggatttttgaaaatttacaacAGCGTTATATGAAGTCTCCACTTTTTCGACTCACCGACATGTGTATAGGTCCCTTCAATCATGTGTTTCCCATGTTAAGAGATTCGCATTTTCAGCAACCTTTGGAGACATTTATTTTGACTGCCGTACAGGCGGGTCTTATGCGCCATTGGGAACGAAAAGCATTTGGAGATGCCTTATACTTGGGCTATGCGCACTTGATCATGGTAGATGATCCAGAAAAGCCTCTGACAATGGATTTCTTTCGTTCCATATGGATAGTGTGGTGGTTGGGTATGGTTACAAGTGGACTGATACTATGTTTGGAGATAAAACACATCAGCTGGCAGAGAATCAAAACAGTTTGCGGCCAAGTAGCCCATAGGATTTGCAATAAAATCTTTGGTACCGTTACTCAATGGAAAGAGAGAATATAA